TTATCTCATATACCTTtaaagttttttagaaagttataCTTAAAACAAAAGGACTTgtacaagaaaatattttgataaaacaacaaaaacttgGACTTTTAGAAAACATTATAATactaatagaaaacaaaatttgataaaaaagaactaaatgatcataaatgacaaattattttttaaaattcattatcaAAAAGGTGATATAGAATTtctcctttaatttttttttgaaaaattatacataaaacGAAGgatttgtacaaaaaaaaagtgatttaaaattcatgtgtataaatatatatatttttaaagtctcTAGCTATTTCAGTAATACAAGTACGAACCAGCAGTAAAGCCTATCTTCCAAATGCGATCATCACTAAAAATTCGCAACTCTCGCTTCAAAACATAAACTTGGAGAAAAAGAAAGCACTAACCTTGATAAATCTTAGTGGAAGTCCTTAATCTGTTGGAGCCTCACGCAAGGAACATCTCGATCTCTCTTTTCCTTTAACGGGTCGAACCCCGCCGCCACGACCATCGTCTCCGGGCAATCTCGTGGGTTCtgttgatgataaaaaaaattcatcaaatCAAAGATTATGTAATAAGTCAGTAACAGatttaaagaagaagatattaagCCCTCCCAAATCAGTAATAAATCAGAAACAGATTACTGGAGACTTTACCTGGACGGTACTTTCGTCTTCTTGTTTGTAAAActctcccaaatcacacccacATACTTGGTCACGATCTCTGCGTATATGTAAGGTTTCAACAGTAACGAATCAATTACGCAAATCATAAAATATGACTGGAGAAATTTAAGCAAAGTAAAGATGGATATAGAACCGTGGCTAGCGAAGATGCTTTGAATAGAAGGAGGCAGAGATGACCTGAACTGGAGACGTTGCTGACGCCGAACAGAGGAGAAGGGTACTGGAGGTGAaacgaagaagaacaagaaaaagaacaagaagaagaagccgcTTTGGGTGAGAagatgatgaggatgaggatgattTATGGATTCGTTAACGAGATCTTATTTCATCGGACGGGAGCGTTAATTTATAGATTTCGAACTTGAACTGAAACAATAAATATTACCGTTTTTTTGTTAACCGTTATTGAACTATATTCGGTGATCATAAgagttaattaataatttatgcaTAAAGGAATTAACTTTCGTGGGCCTTACTCTCTGTTTATGATGTGGCCCAAAGTACAAATGATGGGTCGCTGCTCGGTGACGTGGCTCGCTCCTGGGTCCGTTTCCACCCGAAGGACGAGAAGCTCGTTCGCTACCAAACCCTTTTAAGTTCGACGCTATCTCCGTCACAAATCCGAGCCCTCGGATCTTCCaggttatttttttctttattaattctCCCTCGAATTGGTTACAATGatcttgttttgatttgattgattttgagtttgttttggGGATTATAATGGTTCGAGGGCCGTGTGGATGAAGAAGACCCTTTTGTTTATCACAGGGATCGAGCTCCTCGTGGTGAATGAACCAACTAGGTTATGCATAAGTGAGAATCGCCTTACTGATGAAGAGTTGAAGATTGCTGGTGTGCCACAAGTAACATCAATTGGGGTTTCTTCTGtctgctctctttttttttttaatttgaaaattagttTCTTTATGCCAATGGATAAAATTTATTGACTTTGTTGAGTCGTGTGTAGTGTAGGATGCGTTTGTGCTATGTAGGATATTCCAGAAAAGCCGTGCAGGGCCTAATAATGGAGAGCAGTACGGTGCTCCTTATCTTGAAGAGGAGTGGGAAGAGGATAAGATTACATTTGTACCGGAACAAGATGCTCTCTGTGAAGGATTGGTTGTTGATGATGATAAAGTGTGTAATGTATCTTAGCCTACTACAATCTTTTTTGGGATCTTTCCTTCTTtcttatgtaatatattttagtaaccCATTCGTGTGTGATTTGCAGGACAAGTCAACCATTTCACTCGTGGGAATGGTCAAGAGACTGGAACTGGGACTTTATTGGACAATTCTCATTGTCAGTTCATCCCTTAATCATTGGTGTTACTGGACTTTTGCTTCTTGAGAGGTATAAGATTTTACTTAaaaatgttctttctttttgaTAGTGTTGTTGCAAATCGAGGATAAATCTGATCACTACAGGTACCATCAGTTACCTCAGATGGTAATAACTTTTCTTTGTGGGGAAGTGGAGAGTGGTGGATGCTTCATGCAGCTCAGAGCATGGCTATTGGTACTGTGATGGTTCGATGGGTCTCAAAGCACTCGGATCCAATTATGGCAACCGGCTGGGTAATGATGCTTTATCCTTACTCTTTCTGTTCAATGGCTTGTTTCACAGAGTTTCAATTAGATGAAGTCAACTTGTTGTTTTTATTGACAGTAGGTCTTGTGTGTACTCAGTTGGAGCGTGAAGTTGGTTGTAGTTGTTTGGGACTTGGGAGGCAATCTATTTGCTATGGGTTATTTGTCGACCCACTTGTATTTGGTTTCTAGAGTAACTTGAGCTCATGGGAGAGGACAACAGTACCTAGGTTATCGATATACATACTATCTGTACCTGTCTATAGAGACATTTTGTAGGTCTTCCTTGAAAATTCTTCAGGCTTGCCTGCCTTGACAATATAGTTCATTATTGTATTTTGCATGTGTTCATATCAGACAATTATTTTCGGTGAACTGATTTGTTGCATTTGGATTTTGTAAACAACCAACAAAACATTTGTCACTTAAAAGTTTTAGTGAAATGAGAAGAGAAGGCAGTAAGAGTTCAAGGAGTGACGCCCTGATTGGCCTTTAAGGACAAGCTCCTCGGTGGTGGTCCCTATGATCTAGTTGGCTCGCTTCAGCCCCATGcagtatatttttgataaaatgtaaattatattacCAAAAGAACATGGTTACCTAAGCTTAAAAGCCTAAAACTCCCCATGCAGTATATGTAGATTCTATAATGGGAGATAAGGAGATTATAGATACTTACAATGGCACCATAAGACATCTTGCAAGTAGAAATGTATCTGCCGTTCAAGAAATAATCAAACAAATGGACCAAAGATGATGAGTGAGAGGCCCTAGATTGGAGCTGCGTATTTCTTCTAAAGTGAACCTATTGACTAATTCAGGAAAGAGAAGCTGAGCATCATCATCAAGGATGAATTTTTTTGTACATAGAGCGATTGTCCTTGCGTTGGGATTGTACTGTTTCTTGCTGGCTGGTGCCCGATTGTGGAATTGGCGAAACCAAACGATGTTCTTAGTAATGTTTACGAAATGTCTACCTGAACTTTGAAATTCTGGATCATTATTTTAATACTTCAggttccttttttatttttatggttcGAGCCGGCTTTGTGTGGTATTTTCAACTATCTGTTTCCCAGTAATGAAAATCTCGTCAAAAAAGAGAAAGTTAGACATAGCATTACACTTTCAATAAAGAGACTCTACTTTAGAGTAGGATATTTCTACAAAAAATATGGTGAAAAGCAGTGATACTATCATCTCAAGTTCACCTACACAAATTTCATAGCATTATTCAACTATCTCCCTCATCTCTTAGCGTTCGATATTCTTCGATCTCCAACAAGTCTTCTTCCTCACTTTTTTTACCAGCTTGCTCTTTCCAGTATGCTACTAACTTTTTCAATCGAACCATCTCTTTGGATGAAATATGTTTGTTGGGATCATTCACAATCATTCTCACTCTCGATGCATATCTGACAAAACCATTACAAGAACCATAATAGACAATTGTATCTGCATTATTTATGAGAGCTGCAAactatagatagatatatgGGAAGTCAGACTTACAGAAGAGAATTGTATGTCTCGTCCAAATTTGATTCGGCTGGAGATACATTAACAAACATTAACGTCTTGGCATTGCCGCCCAATGAATCACTCATCAACATTGTTAACTTGTGATTCCTGTAAGGAATATGTTGGCTGCCCGAAGATAAAGCACCAATAACATCACCTAATGCAGAAAGTGATTTATTGATACTTTGAGCTTCTTTAAGTTGGCAACCAGCAGAGCCTGACTTTTTTACTCTCTCAGAACCAGCAAGATCCACAAAACTCAACTGCAATTTAACAAATATAGGATCAGAATTTGCCCCCATGAAAATAATTCTCATATAGTCCACGAAAAGGATAGTGAGCCTCAATTTATGAGACAATGAGAAATATATTCATTGTCTCATAAATATGGATCTATTTTATCCTTATTGTATTACAGCACTAAGGTTTATCAAGGCATGGAAAGTTAAAGAACTATTTCTTTGACCTAAATGTTGtcaaaattttgagaaaaaaaaaagaagtttttgaGTCAATAATCATTGTGAAATTGGTCACCTTGCCCCTTGAAGCAGACTGGGTTTGAAGATCGATACTTTCGATAACAACCGAAAGTATTAGGTGAGATCTTGAGCTTTCTTCATTCATATTTGTTCCAGAAACATGTCGTCGTTCAGATCCTCTTTCAATAATCATTCGCAGTTCCTCCAAAGTCGATATAGGTATAGTTGTCACATTCTCGACAAAGACCATACCCTACGAAATGCATAATATCAAATTTATGTGTCCAAAAaccaattaaatatatatatatatcacattacCTTAGAATCTTTTTTAATATCTAGTTTCAAGCGTCTTGCACTTTTTGGTAGCAGAAGGTCTACAAGTGTGTCTTGATAAAGTTCCACCATATACGCCTGCATGATTTCTTGTCGTCATCTGATGCCAGAATCTTTGACCACAACATATGTATTAGGATAACAAATTAcctttagagaaaatgaaaatcTGTTGCTATCTCgctttaatattttgaaaagttCCTTCGTAGCTCGAGGTGTGAGTCCAGGATTGTTCTCATGCCCATATATTGTGAAAGTTTTTCCAGAACCAGTTTGACCATATGCGAAGATGCATACATTATATCCATCTATAGCTGACTGTATCAAATACTATTAAAGAAGAATTATATTAGTTCCCAAAACAAAATTGCAAAGGATGAGAGGGAAGTGAACATAGTTACACATCACAATAATACCTTTGTGTCTTCGAAGACATCATCTTGGCTAGCAAGCATGTCAAATACACGATCATATATGTGTTGCTTTCGTTTGTCATCTTTCCACGAATGCTCGACTGTAAACTCATCCACACTTGTTAGCATCTGTTTTTCCCTCTCTGACCTCTCTTTTTCATTTAGCGGTCTTATCCGACAGTATACTCTAATTTTCCCCTTCATATCtacaatcaaatacaaacaaaaaagttatataaacaaattctaaaaagaaTCCAGCAATGAATCTCATTGTAAGTACTTAATCATTATATTACCTTCTATAGTATTGTAATATCTTTTCCTTAGAACCTGTTCTTCCTTGTAAAGTATTTCTAGCTCAGCAAGTTGGGCTCCTTGCATCTTCAAAATGGCAGCTGTTTGCTCATTTTTTCTGTCAATGTCCTACAACCATGATATTGGAATGGAACGTCTTacctttattttaaatttttagctaAATCATGAAAATACATTTCCACCattcaaataaaaacaatattaaaacgATGAAGAGTAATTAAAGAGTACATATACCTCTTTCATTTCTCTTAACTCCTCGAGCTCTTTCAAATTATTCTGCAAGAGCTTCATATCAGAAGTCTTAGTTTCAATCGTACACTCAGCCCTATCCAAGTCTTGAGTAAGGACATCAAGCTTATTTTTAAGTTCAGAAACTTGAAGCTTTAAAAcctttctttcttgttcatatctCTTTTGGTTTTCAACCTGAAATGTTGAAGAGTCAACAACAAGCTAGTATTTCCTACTTATCGGTTCGAATCACCATAAATCTAATACTGATATTCACCTCctctgttttcttattttcaataTTGAAAACACTTTGCTCCAATATTTTGTTCTGACTCAACAACCTCTTTGAATTCTCAACTGCAATGTGCAATTCCTTATTCCGAACTTCTAACTCGGTTTGGATTTTGTATAATTTCTGTGacagaaaattaatttttaaaacacagAATCGCTTACAAAGAACAACATAATATACTCAGTAACTATAGCACACCGACTATGAACCACATTTTAACACATGATATATATTCACCTGATTATTCATTTCAGTTAGTTCTGATTTACTTGATTTTGTGTTGCCCGACTTTGCCAACCTTGCTTCTGTTCCTCGCAGTTCAGACATCAAGGACTACAGTAgataaaatgaataaataaacaACTCCAACCaagcaaaagaaagaagagagagttATGTTATAACTAACTTGAATAGCTGTTTCCTTCTCATCACACAACGTCTTAAGTTTATTACGGTCTAAAGTAACCTCCAACATTTTTTTCCGTTCAGGCTCTAAGTTATGGCGTATAGCTTCTAACTCTTCACGCAGAGTAATTTCTTGCAGATGTTTCTCTCGCACTTCATCCATCAACTATACAACAACATGAAAAATGTGGTAGTAGTTCATCAGCATCAACTCTAAGAGGCCAGAAAATAACATTCTACATACAGTACATGAAAATAGTGAGGAAGGGGTTAAAACTATTGCACTATCTCACAACTGCCAGAGAAAGCAATCCATGATAAAAATCATCTGTAGTATGTTATTTCATGTGTTTCGACAGAGTTAGCTTTCCCTCTAAAATTCAATTTTACACGACAAAGAAACTTGAAATTCCAAAGAATATGTACCTTATCATTCTTCTTCTGGGACTCTTCAAACGCCTTAGACAAATCTTGCACACGTTTTTCATACACTTCAAGATTTTGCGGCTTAGAACTGCAGGATATATCTCCTCCATTAACCAAGCTATTGGCAGCATATCGGGCTTTGGAGTAACGACGCAACATAACATCATTTATATGTGTTTGTAAAGCAACACAGATTTCTTCTCCCTACAAAGAATAAACTGGTGGTTCACATTTACAAGTTGCCCAAATCTGTTGTCGTAAAGAAGAGCAATAATAATGATCCTAAAACAATGATGACTGAACCTGTTTTGTCTCAAACTGAAATATGTGAAGAACACCAGCAACTCTCATTTTGAAAAAGACAGCAGTGTTGCTGCTGCCAAATTGCATTATGTCACGTAATTCAGCTGAGTGCAGATACTCTTTAGGAACCGGTCGAAAAAAGTGAACCTACAAGAAAGCAACAACTAATTCAAATCCAACAAAATACATAAGAATTCCAAAGAACAATAACGTATTCTAAAGAGTCATAAGTATAGCGTCGACTTTGAAACTGACCCCACGTTTGTTGATACCCAAAATAATTCGTCCAGGTAAAAGGCCAATCGGATCATCTATCTTTCGTACGCTAAAAAACACAGAATTCCCATATGGCAGTGCTTTCAATATCCGTAAAAATTGTTGCCTTGCATCATCTTTGGTCACGTTCTCCTACATTCCCACGGACACATACGAAGGAACTTTTAGCATGCTATCACTTCAATCAGATTGTATTTGGCAAAGGTAACTGATAAGGGTAAGATCCAAGTGAACAAAATGCATGGGGTCATTCCTACCATCGAACTGTATCGAGCAAGGATATCTAATTCCCACTCACGCTTGGCTCGGGTTATTGCTATTTGTCTCGGCAAAAATCGCTCAAGAAGTGATGTCCAGTCTCTGATCCGTGACCCAACGAGGaataaaatgatattataaTCGTAACTTTGAAAACAAGCATCCTAAGGTTCAAGACAAGGAAAAATAAACGAGAGGATTTACTAAGAAGTTTAGAATACTAACATGCATGACTCGGGACTATTGACAAACCCAATGCCAACAAGAATTTGTAAGGCACAAAGCTGAGCAGCATCATCCCTTCCAACAGGATAGTTTCCTAGTAAATAGTCATGTTGCAGCTGCAtgcatgtgtgtgtgtgtgtgtcagcAAGGAAATGCAAGTTTTCATGTGAGCATAAATGTGTGATTAGTGAAGAAACAGCTCACTTGTACATAGGAAAGCTGCACAAACATCAGATCTGTTACAGCTTCATCAGACTCtcggaataatttttttttaaagactaGTTTGCAGTGTAGTATCTCTCCTTTATTTCTATCTTTAATAGCTTTGAATTCTGCGAGGAGATCGCCAATATACTTGTTATCATCCAATCCTATATAATCCTCTGCAAATGACGGGTAGAGAAACAATCGATATTGTAGTAACAGTAGGGGACTcagagtttttaagaaaatgatcaagaaataatatgaaagcataCCATTTCCAGGATCAGATGATTTGGAAGTTGAAACCACTTTACGACATTCAAAAAAACCGAAGCTAGAAAAGGCTGATAGTTTAATTGTCCCAGCTAGCTCCTGATACGGAAAAGTGAATGCTGCAGTGAGAGAGAATTATAACCGAAAGCAAAGGGGGGGGAGCACTGCTTTGAACAAGAATGCAATGCAAGGAAAACAGAAAGGAAAGAAGAGGATACCTCAACAGCATCAGAGACTGTAGTAGCCATGTCATAGGAGATTTCTTCAAAAGTTTCATCGAGAAAGAAGACAATGGTTGTAAGCTTTCGACGGGTCAAAAGAGCTTCAATTTCTTCACGGGCAGGGGTGGTATGCCTAGGACCAGCTTTGATAGAGCGCTTTAAGGCCTTGGAAGTATTAAGAGAAAGAAGCTGAGCCTCTGGTACAGTTGTTGCATCGTGCGCGACATTGTGGATATACTCAGAGAGATATGCAGCGATATCTTTGCTAGGGGGCATTGAGGATGCACATAGGTACATGAGTTCCCACGCTCTAATCAAGTAGTGGCTGTGAGGATTATGTCTAGTCTGTTTGGAGATTTGGGCAAAAAGTTCGTCCCGGAGTTGAACACGCTTCAAGGTTTTTTTGAAAAGCTTTCCAACAAGGTCAATGCGTTCATCTAAAGAGGGTGGAGTAGAAGAATCAACGCCCATATACTTTAAGATGAGATTAAACAACTTGGTAGCACGGGTGAGGAGATCGGTGTTAATCTTGAGCAAGGATGTGGGGATGGGATCCTGGAAGACGATTTTTTGAGCAACAAAGTCAAAGTCAATATAGGAGGAAGtggagcagaagaagaagaagaccttCTGGAAGCAAAGCATGTCCTCGAAAGTGAAGCGCTCTTTTTGGAGATGAGATTGAGAGCCCCCCGATGACTTTTTGGAATAGAAGAAGCCACGCTTGCCACCAGACTGGATTTGCTTCTGCATAAGCCGCAGAAAAGCTTCAACCTGGAAGCGATCGATGAGGGGAATGGCTGCAGCGAGGTCGGCAGGAATTGAAGCTGGGGAGCTGCTGAATTtgtcaaataaattaattaataatgttgCCAAAATTCAGAGACGAGCTCTTCAAACACTTACAGAGCAGAGGATTCGGCATCGAAGTCGGTCCCAGAGGGATCGGGAACATACAAGCAAGAAGAAGCATCGGCTGCAACTTCGTTGCCATTGCCAGAGCTCAGTGAAGAATTACTTCCTCGTTGGCCCTCCATTTCCCCCCCGACTAGCAAAAGAGAATGAGACTGTAGATCTGGAGCACAAATTGACCACACACCCAGAGAGAGACGAGAGACGAGAGTCACGGGAGATATATATTAATTGCCTTTTCTTCCCATTCAATACTACTTCACGATTCAGCTGATTATGGTTTCTTCTCAGAAGATCACTCCCCGTCCTTGTCCTTGTCCTTGTCATTGTCTTGTGTGTGGGTTGAAAGTTTGAATCTAAATAAATGAATAGCCGAAGAAAAAAAGCGAGACGTGCCTCCACGTCGTCCATTATAGTTATAGTTGTGCCTCCaacaccaaaaacaaaaatcttctCAACATCTCTCTTCTGCTTTGGTGTCATCTTTGAttacaataataattttttttctttctcactgTTTTGCATTATCAATACTGCATGTTTCAAATTTGACAATACtacatgtatgtatgtatataatatgCAAGGCCGGCCAATTCAACACAAGCCTAGTAGTTTATTacatttattttcctttttagacCTAAACCCAATAGTGCTCCATCACCTTGTCCATTTCACAGCTTTGCCATTGCTAAGGCTGGCAAATTTTTCCTTGCTGGAAACTTTAGatcctcttcttcctccactCTCTTGAAGTACTGCTCTACCATCCGATCCTTCATCTCCTCCAGCCGCCATGGCTCCCACTGTAATTTTAACTAGTACATCAACGATCTACACCGCAAACATTATAAATGGAcagagattttttttgtgtgttaaaCCTTTGGATTCTTATCTTTGTCAATCAATATGGCTCTGCACCCCTGCATAAGAAAGAAAGACAAGTTGTTGTAATTATGTCTCTACAACAAGGACATTTTCAAAAGAAAGAATATACAATGGGAGAAAGTTGACAGAACCTCCACAAAATCTTTGCTTATATCTCCCTTTAGCACATGACACACCATTCTATACTCACGGCTAAGGCACTGCCCCACCCCCTGCAACCTTCCTTCTcttatctgaaaatatatatatacgcaCAGTCAGCTCTTTCcatcattctctctctctctgaataGGTGTGATGCAACTAACCGATCTAAGAGAGATTTTAAGGCTTGCTGGTGAAGCCTTTTTCAATGCTCTAATAGTGCTTGAGATCCAATCATCGCCTCCATGGGTGGCCTCTCTCTCCTAAGCAGCACATACAATGATAGAGAGCATCGTCAAAGGTGTATCAGTCAACCTAGCATCGCAATCCAACATATCAACTATATCGATGAAAAACTCACAAGTGCAGCTATAATTTCTTCCACCGTTCTCCCCGAGAAGCACCTATCAATAACATCCAACCTGccccaaaagaaaacaaacgGAAAAGATAAGAAACAGTTTGACTCTGCTCTCTTTGATCCTCACAAGTCACAAATCTTTCATTCAAGTTCTCATGAGAAAAAGATTACCTAAAACATGATAAATATGTAATGTGATCATGATAAATAACAGATCAAATGTTTTAGCACATGACATAGAATGCGTGAAACTTTGGCATGCCAAAAGATACTAAGCAAACTCCGGTACAATAGAAAGAATTAAAGATATGATCATATACACTTGCCTGTGGTAAGCACTCTGCTGTTTAAGGTGCGGATTCTGTGTGTATGCATCGAGAATTGTTGAGACCAAGGCTGGATCACTTGAATCAACTCTGCAAAGTTCTGCTTCCAATGCAGTCAATCTCTGTACAAGGAGTAACCTGACTAAGTAACAATCCTTTGCAGAGTAAATATTGCTTGACGGTAGTCGCTCAATATAAGAAACCTCTCAAGTGTCAAAAGTCACTCAAGAATGTAATAGGAACGATataaccaaatcacagtccacaAATTTGGTAATGAACACTAAGTCCTAACAGCTACAGCTAATCACGCTGGCTGGAGAAAATAAACATGATGAACAAGACTCTATTCCAAAGACATATGACAACAGCGTAAGACAGGAAAGACACCTCCAACATTCCTTGGCATGAAGATGATAAATAGAGACATAAGTTTTTACAGAGGTTTCAAATGTCAATATAAAGAACCCAACGGCATTAGCATGTCAAGTTCCGGCGGATGGGAAATACCAAAAGATTTAAGAAAGGGAAATTCATACCGTTGAAGGAAGATAATGAGTAGCAAGACCACAAGCAAGCATGTCAGCGCCATCTAACCTAGCTCCTGTGAGGCCAACATACTCTCCTGAACAAGAAGGGTGAGAGAGGGAGATAGCCTGTGGATCTAAAggaaatgcaaaaaaaaaaaaagagagagtattGTTACCAAAAAATCCAGGGAGTCTAGACAAGAAGTAGGAAGCGCCTACATCCGGAAAGAGCCCGAGAACTGTCTCGGGCATGGCAAAAACCTTGGAAAAACGAGAAAGATATGAGCATATAGACTTGAGAGACATTTATATGTCTTCATAAATGGACATGGAGAATACCGTGTTCTCAGTAGCAATACGAAATGGACCATGGACGGAGACACCAGCTCCGCCTCCCATGACAATACCATTCAAAATTGAAACCTAATGGAAAACGAAGGAAGGAACACATGATGAGCGTTATACGAGTAATTCATTGAAAGGAAGGAGGGACCTGAGGTTTGGTATAGGTGGCCATAACATAGTTGAGCATGTATTCATCTGCGAAGAACTTGGCACCGAGTCTCCAATTGCCTAGTTAGTCCACGGAAATAGAGAAagtaagaaaaggaaaagaaaagatggATAACATATTATACATTACCTTGTCCGATGTCACGAACGACAGCTGAAACATCACCACCAGCACAAAAGGCTCTTCCCTGACCCTGTGGCAaaagttagttagttagttagttattCCACTGTGTGTGAGAGAGCAAACATAATAAGGATAGTGATTTTACCTTAAGGATAACAAGTTTCACACTAGGGTCCTCCTCATATGCAAGGAACAGTTGCAGCAACCGAGATATCTAACAAATAGAAGATTGATTTGAGTCATCATGACGAAACCAATTGCGCATTAGGGAGGAAGATTCAATACCATTTGGAAGGACAGAGCATTCAGCTGCTTTGGTCTGTTCAGTGTCAATATTCTAACACTCGATTTCTCTTCCACCAAAACCTGTTATTAAAAAACAATTGGTTCGGTTCAGTGAGGGAGGGGGCGAATTGATCATCATTCATGTTAAACAAGAGGAAAAGAGACCTGCGAGTGAGAGGCCATCTCCTCttattcttctctttctttctgacAACGATCCTCAGCCAGCAGTAACTAACTAGATCGAGGGGAAATGGTACCTTAGTTTTTGTCTTCCTTCGGATTAAAAACAGACCAAATTGGGATTTATATCAATCACTTTGAATGGAAAACAAAAACCAACACCTATTTCTCAATTCCAGGCGCCGCTGTGGCGTTAGAGTTATTGAGGTCTTGCTTCGAATTCGCAATGAAGAGATAGAACGAAGATAAGATGGGATAGGATAGGATTAAAGCTTTCAagtt
This window of the Brassica napus cultivar Da-Ae unplaced genomic scaffold, Da-Ae ScsIHWf_913;HRSCAF=1296, whole genome shotgun sequence genome carries:
- the LOC125606629 gene encoding kinesin-like protein KIN-14E isoform X3 yields the protein MEGQRGSNSSLSSGNGNEVAADASSCLYVPDPSGTDFDAESSALSSPASIPADLAAAIPLIDRFQVEAFLRLMQKQIQSGGKRGFFYSKKSSGGSQSHLQKERFTFEDMLCFQKDPIPTSLLKINTDLLTRATKLFNLILKYMGVDSSTPPSLDERIDLVGKLFKKTLKRVQLRDELFAQISKQTRHNPHSHYLIRAWELMYLCASSMPPSKDIAAYLSEYIHNVAHDATTVPEAQLLSLNTSKALKRSIKAGPRHTTPAREEIEALLTRRKLTTIVFFLDETFEEISYDMATTVSDAVEELAGTIKLSAFSSFGFFECRKVVSTSKSSDPGNEDYIGLDDNKYIGDLLAEFKAIKDRNKGEILHCKLVFKKKLFRESDEAVTDLMFVQLSYVQLQHDYLLGNYPVGRDDAAQLCALQILVGIGFVNSPESCIDWTSLLERFLPRQIAITRAKREWELDILARYSSMENVTKDDARQQFLRILKALPYGNSVFFSVRKIDDPIGLLPGRIILGINKRGVHFFRPVPKEYLHSAELRDIMQFGSSNTAVFFKMRVAGVLHIFQFETKQGEEICVALQTHINDVMLRRYSKARYAANSLVNGGDISCSSKPQNLEVYEKRVQDLSKAFEESQKKNDKLMDEVREKHLQEITLREELEAIRHNLEPERKKMLEVTLDRNKLKTLCDEKETAIQSLMSELRGTEARLAKSGNTKSSKSELTEMNNQKLYKIQTELEVRNKELHIAVENSKRLLSQNKILEQSVFNIENKKTEEVENQKRYEQERKVLKLQVSELKNKLDVLTQDLDRAECTIETKTSDMKLLQNNLKELEELREMKEDIDRKNEQTAAILKMQGAQLAELEILYKEEQVLRKRYYNTIEDMKGKIRVYCRIRPLNEKERSEREKQMLTSVDEFTVEHSWKDDKRKQHIYDRVFDMLASQDDVFEDTKYLIQSAIDGYNVCIFAYGQTGSGKTFTIYGHENNPGLTPRATKELFKILKRDSNRFSFSLKAYMVELYQDTLVDLLLPKSARRLKLDIKKDSKGMVFVENVTTIPISTLEELRMIIERGSERRHVSGTNMNEESSRSHLILSVVIESIDLQTQSASRGKLSFVDLAGSERVKKSGSAGCQLKEAQSINKSLSALGDVIGALSSGSQHIPYRNHKLTMLMSDSLGGNAKTLMFVNVSPAESNLDETYNSLLYASRVRMIVNDPNKHISSKEMVRLKKLVAYWKEQAGKKSEEEDLLEIEEYRTLRDEGDS
- the LOC125606629 gene encoding kinesin-like protein KIN-14E isoform X1, translated to MEGQRGSNSSLSSGNGNEVAADASSCLYVPDPSGTDFDAESSALSSPASIPADLAAAIPLIDRFQVEAFLRLMQKQIQSGGKRGFFYSKKSSGGSQSHLQKERFTFEDMLCFQKVFFFFCSTSSYIDFDFVAQKIVFQDPIPTSLLKINTDLLTRATKLFNLILKYMGVDSSTPPSLDERIDLVGKLFKKTLKRVQLRDELFAQISKQTRHNPHSHYLIRAWELMYLCASSMPPSKDIAAYLSEYIHNVAHDATTVPEAQLLSLNTSKALKRSIKAGPRHTTPAREEIEALLTRRKLTTIVFFLDETFEEISYDMATTVSDAVEELAGTIKLSAFSSFGFFECRKVVSTSKSSDPGNEDYIGLDDNKYIGDLLAEFKAIKDRNKGEILHCKLVFKKKLFRESDEAVTDLMFVQLSYVQLQHDYLLGNYPVGRDDAAQLCALQILVGIGFVNSPESCIDWTSLLERFLPRQIAITRAKREWELDILARYSSMENVTKDDARQQFLRILKALPYGNSVFFSVRKIDDPIGLLPGRIILGINKRGVHFFRPVPKEYLHSAELRDIMQFGSSNTAVFFKMRVAGVLHIFQFETKQGEEICVALQTHINDVMLRRYSKARYAANSLVNGGDISCSSKPQNLEVYEKRVQDLSKAFEESQKKNDKLMDEVREKHLQEITLREELEAIRHNLEPERKKMLEVTLDRNKLKTLCDEKETAIQSLMSELRGTEARLAKSGNTKSSKSELTEMNNQKLYKIQTELEVRNKELHIAVENSKRLLSQNKILEQSVFNIENKKTEEVENQKRYEQERKVLKLQVSELKNKLDVLTQDLDRAECTIETKTSDMKLLQNNLKELEELREMKEDIDRKNEQTAAILKMQGAQLAELEILYKEEQVLRKRYYNTIEDMKGKIRVYCRIRPLNEKERSEREKQMLTSVDEFTVEHSWKDDKRKQHIYDRVFDMLASQDDVFEDTKYLIQSAIDGYNVCIFAYGQTGSGKTFTIYGHENNPGLTPRATKELFKILKRDSNRFSFSLKAYMVELYQDTLVDLLLPKSARRLKLDIKKDSKGMVFVENVTTIPISTLEELRMIIERGSERRHVSGTNMNEESSRSHLILSVVIESIDLQTQSASRGKLSFVDLAGSERVKKSGSAGCQLKEAQSINKSLSALGDVIGALSSGSQHIPYRNHKLTMLMSDSLGGNAKTLMFVNVSPAESNLDETYNSLLYASRVRMIVNDPNKHISSKEMVRLKKLVAYWKEQAGKKSEEEDLLEIEEYRTLRDEGDS